TGGGGAAACGTATCATTTATACTAAAAACGTCAACAACCTCTTCCCAGCCTCCGGAAGTCCCATGAACCATCGTCTTATCATCGTATCCAACCGTTTGCCCGTAGTCGTATCCCGGGAAGGAAACGGATGGAAACTTCGGCCGGGATCGGGGGGACTGGTCTCCGCCCTGGCACCCGTTCTTCAAGAGCAGGGGGGGCTCTGGCTCGGCTGGCCGGGGACCGCTCAAGACGCGCCTTACGATGAGATTTTCCGCTCGGCCCGAACCGAACTCGGTTACGATATTCAACCGATCTCCCTCACCCCGGAAGAGGTGGAAGGCTATTATTACGGCTGTTCCAACGAGACCATCTGGCCGCTCTTCCATGGACTTTTGGGCCGAACGGTCTTCGACCGGGGCTACTGGGAGACCTACCGGGAGGTCAACCGAAAGTTTGCCGGGAAAATCCTGAAAGCGACCGGCGACGACGATTTTGTCTGGGTGCAGGACTACCAGCTTCTTCTCGCCGGGTCCCGAATCCGGGAACGACGGCCGGGCGCCCGGTTGGGTTTCTTCCTGCATATCCCCTTCCCTTCCCCCGATCTTTTCAGCCGTCTGCCCTGGCGGGAGGAAATCATCCGCTCCCTCCTGGCTTACGACCTGGTTGGGTTTCAGACCCGGAACGACCTGCGCAACTTCATCCAGTGCGTACGCAAGCTGGCCCCCGAAGCCGCGACCGGCTATCGCTCCCCCCATTCCCTGGTCACCCTCGAAGGGCGCTGTTCGGTCGTGGGCGCCTTCCCCATCGGCATCGACTTCAACCGCTACCGCAACCTGGCCCGGTCGCGCGAAGTCGAACAGGGGGCGTGGTTTCTCCATGAAAAATTCCCGGAACACAAGCTGGTCCTGGGAGTCGATCGGCTCGACTACACCAAGGGCATCCCCCAGC
This genomic window from bacterium contains:
- a CDS encoding trehalose-6-phosphate synthase, whose product is MNHRLIIVSNRLPVVVSREGNGWKLRPGSGGLVSALAPVLQEQGGLWLGWPGTAQDAPYDEIFRSARTELGYDIQPISLTPEEVEGYYYGCSNETIWPLFHGLLGRTVFDRGYWETYREVNRKFAGKILKATGDDDFVWVQDYQLLLAGSRIRERRPGARLGFFLHIPFPSPDLFSRLPWREEIIRSLLAYDLVGFQTRNDLRNFIQCVRKLAPEAATGYRSPHSLVTLEGRCSVVGAFPIGIDFNRYRNLARSREVEQGAWFLHEKFPEHKLVLGVDRLDYTKGIPQRLEAFELCLEKHPDLHQKISLLQIVVPSRMGVPEYQAMKRELDESVGRINGRFTVLGWVPIHYIFGTLTPVELVSHYRSCEIALITPLNDGMNLVAKEYCASCLDNRGVLILSEFAGAATQLKKGAILTNPHDTEGTAEAIYRAFTMSDAERKRRMRYLRGQIRRNDVFRWVAGFLRAAREIEGPAA